A single Gadus macrocephalus chromosome 22, ASM3116895v1 DNA region contains:
- the LOC132450890 gene encoding nuclear inhibitor of protein phosphatase 1-like isoform X2, protein MNNSSQSTLVCSLFKHNRHMFMNGLQSPRSCRVGLPRFPRIPRESIRGRSKMAADTSTNTPPFECPTWAGKPPPGLHLDVVKGDKLVELIIDEKKFYLFGRNPDLCDFTTDHQSCSRVHSALVYHRHLKRVFLIDLNSTHGTFLGQIRLEPHKPQQVPIDTTVSFGASTRAYTLREKPQSQPGSGLGTEAKAGGGKGEEEEEEQQQEEVLKGLLGLPQEETELENLTEFNTAHNKRISTLSIEEGNRDVPRPKRRRRSSRVSFSEDDEVINPEDVDPSVGRFRNMIQTAVVPIKKRKLSDPVEPPGSEDAVGHRTRPFSPRAAGGLYGDLPPTSNEALNPAAPALGGPTVLGSVPNLAPEVDLSPVSARPPIRRDTAAPASVPTHAPGPYAAEAFNEPRKKKYAKEAWPGKKPTPSLLI, encoded by the exons ATGAATAACTCTTCACAAAGCACTCTGGTTTGTTCTTTATTTAAGCACAATCGTCACATGTTTATGAATGGACTACAATCCCCACGCAGCTGTCGTGTTGGTCTGCCTCGCTTTCCCAGAATTCCAAGGGAGAGTATTCGAGGCCGGTCGAAAATGGCAGCAGACACAAGCACGAACACACCTCCTTTTGAATGCCCGACATG GGCGGGAAAGCCTCCTCCTGGCCTCCACTTGGATGTGGTGAAAGGAGACAAGCTGGTagag CTGATTATCGACGAGAAGAAGTTCTACTTATTCGGGAGGAACCCAGACTTGTGTGACTTCACAACAGACCACCAGTCCTGTTCACGGGTCCACTCTGCACTGGTCTACCACCGCCATCTGAAGAGGGTCTTCCTTATAGACCTCAACAGCA cgcacggcaccttcttgGGTCAGATCCGCCTGGAGCCCCACAAGCCCCAGCAGGTGCCCATCGACACCACCGTGTCCTTCGGGGCGTCCACGCGCGCATACACCCTCAGGGAGAAGCCCCAGAGCCAGCCTGGCAGCGGACTGGGCACAGAGGCCAAGgctggaggaggaaaaggagaggaggaggaggaggagcagcagcaggaggaggtgctgaaAGGCCTGCTGGGCTTGCCTCAAGAGGAGACTGAGTTAGAG AATCTGACAGAGTTCAACACGGCCCACAACAAGCGCATCTCCACGCTGAGCATCGAGGAGGGCAACCGGGACGTACCCCGccccaagaggaggaggaggagctcccgTGTCTCCTTCAGCGAAGACGACGAGGTCATTAACCCAG AGGACGTGGACCCCAGTGTTGGACGCTTCCGCAACATGATACAGACGGCTGTGGTCCCCATCAAG AAGAGAAAGCTGAGTGACCCAGTGGAGCCCCCAGGCTCAGAGGACGCCGTTGGCCACAGGACACGCCCCTTCTCCCCCCGGGCCGCTGGGGGTCTGTACGGGGACCTCCCCCCGACCAGCAACGAGGCCCTCAACCCCGCAGCCCCGGCCCTGGGAGGGCCCACCGTTCTGGGCAGCGTCCCCAACCTGGCCCCTGAGGTGGATCTGAGCCCCGTCTCAGCACGCCCTCCAATCAGGCGGGACACGGCCGCACCCGCGTCCGTGCCCACGCACGCACCCGGACCTTACGCCGCGGAGGCGTTCAACGAGCCGCGCAAAAAGAAATACGCCAAAGAGGCGTGGCCGGGGAAGAAGCCAACTCCTTCACTCCTTATATAG
- the LOC132450890 gene encoding nuclear inhibitor of protein phosphatase 1-like isoform X1, whose product MNNSSQSTLVCSLFKHNRHMFMNGLQSPRSCRVGLPRFPRIPRESIRGRSKMAADTSTNTPPFECPTWAGKPPPGLHLDVVKGDKLVEKLIIDEKKFYLFGRNPDLCDFTTDHQSCSRVHSALVYHRHLKRVFLIDLNSTHGTFLGQIRLEPHKPQQVPIDTTVSFGASTRAYTLREKPQSQPGSGLGTEAKAGGGKGEEEEEEQQQEEVLKGLLGLPQEETELENLTEFNTAHNKRISTLSIEEGNRDVPRPKRRRRSSRVSFSEDDEVINPEDVDPSVGRFRNMIQTAVVPIKKRKLSDPVEPPGSEDAVGHRTRPFSPRAAGGLYGDLPPTSNEALNPAAPALGGPTVLGSVPNLAPEVDLSPVSARPPIRRDTAAPASVPTHAPGPYAAEAFNEPRKKKYAKEAWPGKKPTPSLLI is encoded by the exons ATGAATAACTCTTCACAAAGCACTCTGGTTTGTTCTTTATTTAAGCACAATCGTCACATGTTTATGAATGGACTACAATCCCCACGCAGCTGTCGTGTTGGTCTGCCTCGCTTTCCCAGAATTCCAAGGGAGAGTATTCGAGGCCGGTCGAAAATGGCAGCAGACACAAGCACGAACACACCTCCTTTTGAATGCCCGACATG GGCGGGAAAGCCTCCTCCTGGCCTCCACTTGGATGTGGTGAAAGGAGACAAGCTGGTagag AAGCTGATTATCGACGAGAAGAAGTTCTACTTATTCGGGAGGAACCCAGACTTGTGTGACTTCACAACAGACCACCAGTCCTGTTCACGGGTCCACTCTGCACTGGTCTACCACCGCCATCTGAAGAGGGTCTTCCTTATAGACCTCAACAGCA cgcacggcaccttcttgGGTCAGATCCGCCTGGAGCCCCACAAGCCCCAGCAGGTGCCCATCGACACCACCGTGTCCTTCGGGGCGTCCACGCGCGCATACACCCTCAGGGAGAAGCCCCAGAGCCAGCCTGGCAGCGGACTGGGCACAGAGGCCAAGgctggaggaggaaaaggagaggaggaggaggaggagcagcagcaggaggaggtgctgaaAGGCCTGCTGGGCTTGCCTCAAGAGGAGACTGAGTTAGAG AATCTGACAGAGTTCAACACGGCCCACAACAAGCGCATCTCCACGCTGAGCATCGAGGAGGGCAACCGGGACGTACCCCGccccaagaggaggaggaggagctcccgTGTCTCCTTCAGCGAAGACGACGAGGTCATTAACCCAG AGGACGTGGACCCCAGTGTTGGACGCTTCCGCAACATGATACAGACGGCTGTGGTCCCCATCAAG AAGAGAAAGCTGAGTGACCCAGTGGAGCCCCCAGGCTCAGAGGACGCCGTTGGCCACAGGACACGCCCCTTCTCCCCCCGGGCCGCTGGGGGTCTGTACGGGGACCTCCCCCCGACCAGCAACGAGGCCCTCAACCCCGCAGCCCCGGCCCTGGGAGGGCCCACCGTTCTGGGCAGCGTCCCCAACCTGGCCCCTGAGGTGGATCTGAGCCCCGTCTCAGCACGCCCTCCAATCAGGCGGGACACGGCCGCACCCGCGTCCGTGCCCACGCACGCACCCGGACCTTACGCCGCGGAGGCGTTCAACGAGCCGCGCAAAAAGAAATACGCCAAAGAGGCGTGGCCGGGGAAGAAGCCAACTCCTTCACTCCTTATATAG
- the LOC132450890 gene encoding nuclear inhibitor of protein phosphatase 1-like isoform X3 yields the protein MNNSSQSTLVCSLFKHNRHMFMNGLQSPRSCRVGLPRFPRIPRESIRGRSKMAADTSTNTPPFECPTWAGKPPPGLHLDVVKGDKLKLIIDEKKFYLFGRNPDLCDFTTDHQSCSRVHSALVYHRHLKRVFLIDLNSTHGTFLGQIRLEPHKPQQVPIDTTVSFGASTRAYTLREKPQSQPGSGLGTEAKAGGGKGEEEEEEQQQEEVLKGLLGLPQEETELENLTEFNTAHNKRISTLSIEEGNRDVPRPKRRRRSSRVSFSEDDEVINPEDVDPSVGRFRNMIQTAVVPIKKRKLSDPVEPPGSEDAVGHRTRPFSPRAAGGLYGDLPPTSNEALNPAAPALGGPTVLGSVPNLAPEVDLSPVSARPPIRRDTAAPASVPTHAPGPYAAEAFNEPRKKKYAKEAWPGKKPTPSLLI from the exons ATGAATAACTCTTCACAAAGCACTCTGGTTTGTTCTTTATTTAAGCACAATCGTCACATGTTTATGAATGGACTACAATCCCCACGCAGCTGTCGTGTTGGTCTGCCTCGCTTTCCCAGAATTCCAAGGGAGAGTATTCGAGGCCGGTCGAAAATGGCAGCAGACACAAGCACGAACACACCTCCTTTTGAATGCCCGACATG GGCGGGAAAGCCTCCTCCTGGCCTCCACTTGGATGTGGTGAAAGGAGACAAGCTG AAGCTGATTATCGACGAGAAGAAGTTCTACTTATTCGGGAGGAACCCAGACTTGTGTGACTTCACAACAGACCACCAGTCCTGTTCACGGGTCCACTCTGCACTGGTCTACCACCGCCATCTGAAGAGGGTCTTCCTTATAGACCTCAACAGCA cgcacggcaccttcttgGGTCAGATCCGCCTGGAGCCCCACAAGCCCCAGCAGGTGCCCATCGACACCACCGTGTCCTTCGGGGCGTCCACGCGCGCATACACCCTCAGGGAGAAGCCCCAGAGCCAGCCTGGCAGCGGACTGGGCACAGAGGCCAAGgctggaggaggaaaaggagaggaggaggaggaggagcagcagcaggaggaggtgctgaaAGGCCTGCTGGGCTTGCCTCAAGAGGAGACTGAGTTAGAG AATCTGACAGAGTTCAACACGGCCCACAACAAGCGCATCTCCACGCTGAGCATCGAGGAGGGCAACCGGGACGTACCCCGccccaagaggaggaggaggagctcccgTGTCTCCTTCAGCGAAGACGACGAGGTCATTAACCCAG AGGACGTGGACCCCAGTGTTGGACGCTTCCGCAACATGATACAGACGGCTGTGGTCCCCATCAAG AAGAGAAAGCTGAGTGACCCAGTGGAGCCCCCAGGCTCAGAGGACGCCGTTGGCCACAGGACACGCCCCTTCTCCCCCCGGGCCGCTGGGGGTCTGTACGGGGACCTCCCCCCGACCAGCAACGAGGCCCTCAACCCCGCAGCCCCGGCCCTGGGAGGGCCCACCGTTCTGGGCAGCGTCCCCAACCTGGCCCCTGAGGTGGATCTGAGCCCCGTCTCAGCACGCCCTCCAATCAGGCGGGACACGGCCGCACCCGCGTCCGTGCCCACGCACGCACCCGGACCTTACGCCGCGGAGGCGTTCAACGAGCCGCGCAAAAAGAAATACGCCAAAGAGGCGTGGCCGGGGAAGAAGCCAACTCCTTCACTCCTTATATAG
- the LOC132450892 gene encoding replication protein A 32 kDa subunit-A-like isoform X2 — MWDNKGHKLSQHNAGEKGAGITRASLQILPCTVSQLLSSTKVDSYVVGGREVSQASIVGIVRRSQPFENYIQYRVDDMTGPPVDVTLWVNTEAADPSLVCDGSPGTYVKVVGTLRGSEVGGSPWKPVNDKYPSSRLSTIQTEVLHVVSKCCGHEGISLDDIKTKLDYLSLPTIRRSLEFLMKEGNVFTTIDEQHFKSIGSG; from the exons ATGTGGGATAACAAAG GTCACAAATTATCGCAACATAATGCTGGCGAAAAAGGAGCAGGCATAACG agagccTCGCTTCAGATCCTGCCGTGCACGGTGTCCCAGCTGCTCTCAAGCACAAAGGTCGATTCATACGTGGTCGGAGGCCGAGAGGTCAGCCAG GCCTCTATCGTGGGCATCGTCAGAAGAAGTCAGCCCTTTGAAAATTACATCCAGTACAGGGTGGATGACATGACGGGCCCTCCTGTGGATGTGACGCTGTGGGTGAACACGGAGGCTG CGGATCCTTCGCTGGTGTGTGACGGAAGTCCTGGCACCTACGTTAAGGTTGTGGGAACTTTACGGGGCTCTGAG GTCGGCGGTTCTCCTTGGAAACCTGTAAATGACAAATACCCATCATCTCGTTTGTCCACCATTCAGACTGAG GTCCTGCACGTCGTCAGCAAGTGCTGTGGCCATGAGGGTATCAGTTTGGATGACATCAAGACCAAACTGGATTACCTCAGTCTCCCGACAATCAG GAGATCCCTGGAGTTCCTAATGAAAGAGGGCAACGTCTTCACAACCATTGATGAGCAACATTTCAAGTCAATAGGGAGTGGATAA
- the LOC132450892 gene encoding replication protein A 32 kDa subunit-like isoform X1 has translation MWDNKGHKLSQHNAGEKGAGITRASLQILPCTVSQLLSSTKVDSYVVGGREVSQASIVGIVRRSQPFENYIQYRVDDMTGPPVDVTLWVNTEAADPSLVCDGSPGTYVKVVGTLRGSEGRRSLTAYNIRCLEDLNEITSHMLEVVQAHMLPSERVGGSPWKPVNDKYPSSRLSTIQTEVLHVVSKCCGHEGISLDDIKTKLDYLSLPTIRRSLEFLMKEGNVFTTIDEQHFKSIGSG, from the exons ATGTGGGATAACAAAG GTCACAAATTATCGCAACATAATGCTGGCGAAAAAGGAGCAGGCATAACG agagccTCGCTTCAGATCCTGCCGTGCACGGTGTCCCAGCTGCTCTCAAGCACAAAGGTCGATTCATACGTGGTCGGAGGCCGAGAGGTCAGCCAG GCCTCTATCGTGGGCATCGTCAGAAGAAGTCAGCCCTTTGAAAATTACATCCAGTACAGGGTGGATGACATGACGGGCCCTCCTGTGGATGTGACGCTGTGGGTGAACACGGAGGCTG CGGATCCTTCGCTGGTGTGTGACGGAAGTCCTGGCACCTACGTTAAGGTTGTGGGAACTTTACGGGGCTCTGAG GGTCGAAGGTCCCTGACCGCTTACAACATACGCTGTCTTGAGGACCTAAATGAGATCACGTCCCACATGTTGGAAGTGGTTCAAGCCCATATGCTGCCTTCTGAGAGG GTCGGCGGTTCTCCTTGGAAACCTGTAAATGACAAATACCCATCATCTCGTTTGTCCACCATTCAGACTGAG GTCCTGCACGTCGTCAGCAAGTGCTGTGGCCATGAGGGTATCAGTTTGGATGACATCAAGACCAAACTGGATTACCTCAGTCTCCCGACAATCAG GAGATCCCTGGAGTTCCTAATGAAAGAGGGCAACGTCTTCACAACCATTGATGAGCAACATTTCAAGTCAATAGGGAGTGGATAA
- the pdik1l gene encoding serine/threonine-protein kinase pdik1l — MVSSQPKYELIQEVGRGSYGVVYEAAVRSTGARVAVKKIRCHSPENVELALREFWALSSIQSQHPNVIHLEECVLQRDRLAQRMSHGSSSPLYLELVETSLKGEIMFDPCCAYYLWFVMDFCDGGDMNSYLLSRKPSRKTNTSFMLQLGSALAFLHRNQIIHRDLKPDNILISQGRTAAGCPEPTLKVADFGLSKVCSSSGVNPEEPASVNKSFLSTACGTDFYMAPEVWEGHYTAKADIFALGVIIWAMVERITFVDVETQKELLGSYVQQGTEIVPLGEALLENPKMELLIPARKKSMNSHMKQLIRDMLSANPQERPDAMELELRLVRIACRELDWDT, encoded by the exons atggtaAGCAGCCAGCCAAAGTACGAGCTGATTCAGGAGGTGGGGCGCGGCAGCTACGGCGTGGTGTACGAGGCGGCGGTGAGGAGCACGGGGGCCCGCGTGGCCGTCAAGAAGATCCGCTGCCACTCGCCGGAGAACGTGGAGCTGGCCCTGCGCGAGTTCTGGGCGCTGAGCAGCATCCAGAGCCAGCACCCCAACGTCATCCACCTGGAGGAGTGCGTGCTGCAGCGGGACCGGCTGGCCCAGAGGATGAGCCATGGCTCCAGCTCCCCGCTCTACCTGGAG cTGGTGGAGACCTCCCTCAAGGGGGAGATCATGTTTGACCCGTGCTGCGCCTACTATCTGTGGTTCGTCATGGACTTCTGCGACGGCGGCGACATGAACTCCTACCTGCTGTCCCGCAAGCCCAGCCGCAAGACGAACACCAGCTTCATGCTGCAGCTGGGCAGCGCGCTGGCCTTCCTGCACCGCAACCAGATCATCCACCGGGACCTCAAGCCCGACAACATCCTCATCTCGCAGGGCCGCACGGCCGCCGGCTGCCCCGAGCCCACCCTGAAGGTGGCGGACTTCGGCCTGAGCAAGGTGTGCTCCTCCTCCGGGGTGAACCCCGAGGAGCCGGCCAGCGTCAACAAGTCGTTCCTGTCGACGGCGTGCGGCACGGACTTCTACATGGCGCCCGAGGTGTGGGAGGGCCACTACACGGCCAAGGCGGACATCTTTGCGCTGGGCGTGATCATCTGGGCCATGGTGGAGCGCATCACCTTCGTGGACGTGGAGACCCAGAAGGAGCTGCTGGGCAGCTACGTGCAGCAGGGCACCGAGATCGTGCCGCTGGGCGAGGCGCTGCTGGAGAATCCCAAGATGGAGCTGTTGATCCCGGCCCGGAAGAAGAGCATGAACAGCCACATGAAGCAGCTGATCCGGGACATGCTGTCGGCCAACCCCCAGGAGCGGCCCGACGCCATGGAGCTGGAGCTGCGGCTGGTGCGcatcgcctgccgggagctggaCTGGGACACGTGA